The Rhinoraja longicauda isolate Sanriku21f chromosome 19, sRhiLon1.1, whole genome shotgun sequence genome includes a window with the following:
- the LOC144602854 gene encoding zinc-binding protein A33-like, which translates to MFFLYSVPNHAVELVDVFIENIITYKMAKLQNAEKESKLHCEEHQEELKLFCETDKKLICVICRDSREHRDHRFMPVKEAVENYKDQVKSSIKSLTKKKSGIQQMEQQQKEKISGVLEQSHNLQSQITSQFVELHQILTEKEQRVLTDIQEEEKKILNTMEKHLQVIQENLNSIENEVKSLQEQLDLKDNVSFLKEEAGRKMRVHDEAKSLLVADGALPMERFDNPFLLNTVFRETTDVIKQGKS; encoded by the exons ATGTTCTTTCTGTATTCTGTGCCAAATCATGCCGTGGAACTTGTGGATGTGTTTATTGAAAATATAATTACGTACAAAATGGCAAAGCTACAGAACGcgg agaaggaaagtaaacttcactgcgaggaacatcaggaagaactgaagctgttttgtgaaactgacaagaagctgatctgtgtgatttgtcGAGATTcgcgggaacacagagatcaccgcttcatgccggttaaagaagctgttgaaaactacaag gatcaggtgaaatcttctatcaaatctctcacaaaaaagaaatcagggatccagcaaatggagcagcaacagaaagaaaagatttctggagttctg gaacagtcacacaaccttcagtcacagatcacatcccagtttgttgaactgcaccagattctcactgagaaagagcagcgtgtACTGACAGATAtccaggaggaagagaagaagattctgaATACAATGGAGAAACATCTCCAagtgattcaagagaatttaaattccattgagaACGAAGTCAAAAGCTTACAGGAACAGCTGGATCTAAAAGACAACGTGTCATTTTTGAAG gagGAAGCTGGCCGCAAGATGAG GGTTCATGATGAAGCCAAATCACTGTTGGTTGCAGATGGTGCCTTGCCGATGGAAAGATTCGATAACCCTTTTTTGCTCAACACCGTATTTAGAGAAACAACTGACGTCATCAAGCAAGGTAAATCTTAA